A window of Helicobacter ganmani contains these coding sequences:
- a CDS encoding type IIG restriction enzyme/methyltransferase — MPLQFQPLTPKEFFASCNKDYAESKISELEEFKEKVAQYLESLEKHKGQNEKAIVANVLAPFLQGLGFHTQAAFKQKGNSEIDLALLKDSQVEILIEAKTQKNKTEMFSAENPNCKALHECILYYLRERENNTRLKYILITDFYQFYLFRAKEFERYFYKNKKIQDAYKSLNKKDLLENQKDFYAELAKILSKEFQGNLEGDLFNTSLQGTHFDLRNDKHFKQSYAILNKEFLHDEFHRDSNALNPKFYYELLHILGLKEIETKGKILIQIDETQKNSFAKHIADKLKNNNKPSDFETTMSHIIVWLNRILFLKLIEANLLHFNDFDKNLQFLTSTKITSFSILAHLFFEVLARDYAERKQDKGFNFLPYLNSSLFIRDEKEICDLNALDDTLEILPFATTQTEYKKGKSVRFLTYLFDFLECFDFGKSQDSNLSHKLINSSVLGAMFEKLNGYQEGSFYTPNFITSYMCKESLQKIVLDRFNTAFSWSAKDLESLRKQIDRNFDKESKFKKLLESIRICDPSVGSGHFLVSALNEMIAIYHKLGLLGFGYKDLQIKDDEIHLTTKEGEKFAYKRLQDSNHTIQIALFTLKKSIIENNLFGVDINPNSCNIARLRLWIELLKNAYYLNFSKDKDSKIHKLQTLPNIDINIKCGNSLISYMGIDDKLLLNTTEQIKRYQKLEVDYFNGFYQDKDKMIKDINRVKQDLLNQHFETKFKEQLEKLAKECEKYSKSYGDYAKDSLEEHYKFIKNHISISGLFAPNLDDEMQNKAQKALQTLKNEHDKIFNLSKNFEWRIEFSKLLNAGLTKEQITHNNKQKQKGDFKDLYKDESGKFLGFDLVIGNPPYIKEVDNKRLFDGTKRLRTYQDKMDIWYHFVGLGFDIVKNQGIVTFIATQNWTTNTGAKNLRNVILKESQILNLVDFGSYMCFDSASIQTMIMEFQKLDSTPQNYQIHYARIDSKKPTDKHRDTILARETFEDNIYLTPTITPLQMLDKPLTFSDSKQAEVLNKILENGKIFLKEDEVAQGIVPAIDKAFILNNISDFSKEEMRFIKTYYTGLQQKYYIEKTDKFLIYMSAKNYQQDNLDGLPNLKQHFEPYKEILQKAKIQYKTPHKPYFFLHREREERFFIEGNEKIISQVRCEIPTFVYTKENFYGSRALFFIQTSRFDMKFLTGLFNSKLIAFWLKYKGKIQGNLYKIEKEPLLNIPIPKITKSNQKIVDRIITLVDEILNLKAKDSTFDTSALESEIDKLVYKLYNLNENEINIIEDK, encoded by the coding sequence ATGCCTCTACAATTCCAACCTCTCACCCCAAAAGAATTTTTTGCTTCTTGTAACAAAGACTATGCAGAATCCAAAATTTCGGAGTTAGAGGAGTTTAAAGAAAAAGTTGCGCAATATTTGGAATCCCTTGAAAAACACAAAGGGCAAAATGAAAAAGCCATTGTTGCAAATGTTCTTGCACCCTTTTTGCAAGGGTTAGGATTCCACACTCAAGCGGCTTTCAAACAAAAAGGCAATAGCGAAATTGACTTAGCTTTGCTTAAAGATTCGCAGGTTGAAATCCTCATTGAAGCCAAAACACAAAAGAATAAAACTGAAATGTTTAGTGCAGAGAATCCTAACTGCAAGGCATTGCACGAGTGTATCCTCTACTATTTGCGCGAACGAGAAAACAACACGCGACTAAAATATATCCTCATCACAGATTTTTATCAATTCTATCTTTTTAGAGCAAAAGAGTTTGAAAGATATTTTTACAAAAATAAGAAGATTCAAGACGCTTATAAATCTTTAAATAAAAAAGATTTGCTTGAGAATCAAAAGGATTTCTATGCAGAACTCGCAAAGATTCTAAGCAAAGAGTTTCAAGGCAATTTAGAGGGAGATTTGTTTAATACTTCACTGCAAGGCACACATTTTGACTTGCGTAATGACAAACATTTCAAGCAATCTTATGCGATTTTAAACAAAGAATTTCTGCACGATGAATTTCACAGAGATTCTAACGCACTTAATCCCAAATTCTACTATGAGCTTTTGCATATTTTGGGCTTAAAAGAAATAGAGACTAAGGGCAAGATTCTTATTCAAATAGACGAGACACAGAAAAATAGCTTTGCAAAGCATATCGCCGACAAGCTAAAAAACAACAATAAGCCGAGTGATTTTGAAACCACGATGAGCCATATTATCGTGTGGCTCAATCGTATTTTATTTTTGAAACTCATTGAAGCAAACTTGTTGCATTTTAATGATTTTGATAAAAACTTGCAATTCTTAACCTCTACAAAAATCACGAGTTTTAGCATTTTGGCTCATCTCTTTTTTGAAGTGTTGGCAAGGGATTATGCGGAGCGAAAGCAAGATAAGGGCTTTAACTTCCTGCCTTACCTCAACTCCTCGCTTTTTATCCGAGATGAAAAAGAAATTTGCGACTTAAACGCACTAGATGATACTTTAGAAATTCTGCCCTTTGCCACTACACAAACAGAATATAAAAAGGGGAAATCTGTCCGCTTTCTTACCTATCTCTTTGATTTCTTAGAATGCTTTGACTTTGGCAAAAGTCAAGATTCTAACCTAAGCCACAAACTGATTAATTCAAGTGTGCTTGGTGCGATGTTTGAAAAGCTCAATGGCTATCAAGAGGGCAGTTTCTATACCCCAAACTTCATTACCTCCTATATGTGTAAGGAAAGTTTGCAAAAAATTGTTCTAGATAGATTCAATACAGCTTTTAGTTGGAGTGCAAAAGATTTAGAATCCCTGCGTAAGCAGATTGATAGGAATTTTGACAAAGAATCAAAATTTAAAAAGCTTTTAGAAAGTATTAGAATCTGCGACCCAAGCGTGGGTAGCGGACATTTTCTTGTCTCTGCACTTAATGAAATGATTGCAATTTATCACAAATTAGGGCTTTTGGGATTTGGGTATAAAGATTTGCAAATTAAAGACGATGAAATCCACCTTACTACCAAAGAGGGCGAAAAGTTTGCTTACAAAAGGCTACAAGATTCTAACCACACAATCCAAATCGCACTTTTTACGCTTAAAAAATCTATCATTGAAAACAATCTCTTTGGTGTGGATATTAATCCCAATTCGTGCAATATCGCAAGACTACGTCTTTGGATTGAATTGCTTAAAAATGCCTATTATCTTAACTTTTCTAAAGATAAAGATTCTAAAATCCATAAGCTCCAAACTTTGCCAAATATTGATATAAATATTAAGTGCGGGAATAGTTTAATCTCTTATATGGGAATAGATGACAAATTGCTTTTAAACACAACAGAACAAATTAAAAGATACCAAAAATTAGAAGTAGATTATTTCAATGGATTTTATCAAGATAAAGACAAGATGATAAAGGATATAAATAGGGTTAAGCAAGATTTATTAAATCAACATTTTGAGACTAAATTTAAAGAACAATTAGAAAAACTTGCAAAAGAATGTGAGAAATATTCTAAAAGCTATGGCGATTATGCCAAAGATAGCTTGGAAGAGCATTATAAATTCATCAAAAATCATATTAGTATTTCGGGTTTATTTGCACCAAATCTTGATGACGAAATGCAAAATAAGGCACAAAAAGCACTCCAAACACTTAAAAACGAACACGATAAAATTTTTAATCTTTCAAAAAACTTTGAATGGCGCATAGAATTTTCAAAACTTCTTAACGCAGGATTAACCAAAGAACAAATTACGCATAACAACAAACAAAAACAAAAAGGCGATTTTAAAGATTTATATAAAGATGAGAGTGGTAAATTTCTAGGCTTTGATTTAGTGATAGGCAATCCTCCGTATATCAAGGAAGTCGACAATAAAAGGCTTTTTGATGGCACGAAACGCTTAAGAACCTATCAAGACAAAATGGATATTTGGTATCATTTTGTAGGATTAGGATTTGACATCGTTAAAAATCAAGGCATTGTAACTTTTATTGCTACACAAAATTGGACAACAAATACAGGGGCGAAAAATCTTAGAAATGTGATTTTAAAAGAATCCCAAATCTTAAATCTTGTAGATTTTGGCTCGTATATGTGCTTCGATTCTGCAAGTATCCAAACAATGATTATGGAATTTCAAAAATTAGATTCTACCCCTCAAAATTATCAAATCCACTATGCAAGGATAGATTCTAAAAAACCCACAGATAAACATAGGGACACAATTTTGGCTAGAGAAACATTTGAGGATAATATCTATCTCACACCTACAATAACTCCGCTTCAAATGCTTGATAAGCCTCTAACTTTTTCGGATTCTAAACAGGCGGAAGTACTAAATAAAATTTTGGAAAATGGGAAGATATTTTTAAAAGAAGATGAAGTGGCGCAGGGAATAGTCCCCGCAATTGATAAAGCATTTATTTTGAACAATATAAGCGATTTTTCAAAAGAGGAAATGAGATTTATAAAAACATATTATACAGGCTTGCAACAAAAATATTACATCGAAAAAACAGATAAATTTTTAATATATATGTCTGCAAAAAACTATCAGCAAGACAACTTAGATGGCTTGCCAAATCTAAAACAACATTTTGAGCCATACAAAGAAATATTACAAAAAGCTAAAATACAATATAAAACCCCCCATAAACCTTATTTCTTTTTGCATAGAGAACGAGAAGAGAGATTTTTTATTGAGGGAAACGAAAAAATAATTTCTCAAGTGCGTTGCGAGATTCCAACTTTCGTATATACAAAAGAAAATTTTTATGGTTCAAGAGCATTATTTTTTATACAAACGAGCCGATTTGATATGAAGTTTTTAACAGGCTTATTTAATTCTAAATTGATAGCGTTCTGGCTAAAATATAAAGGTAAAATACAAGGTAATTTGTATAAAATAGAAAAAGAGCCTTTACTCAATATTCCTATCCCAAAAATCACCAAATCAAACCAAAAAATCGTTGATAGAATTATCACCTTAGTCGATGAGATTCTAAATCTCAAAGCCAAAGATTCCACATTTGATACAAGTGCCTTAGAATCCGAAATTGATAAATTAGTGTATAAATTATATAATCTAAACGAAAACGAAATAAATATCATAGAGGATAAATAA
- a CDS encoding flagellar assembly protein A — protein MAFTSKGHKVFNDVKNLRNLLLQERKSFGEDIDFYLLDFRTFYSKKGENKYKPVNDISLFNKNSNFTANIDIKQLYKIEICKKSEKPARTFGIKLVPNENTALHAVLLCNNQIKHHEELKSEIYQELYKTMILQDYLIGIREYGKLTSQIDAFINELIRGKISPKTILTIGTGVASVEGKDGELKIHQKLQTEILGAEAQKPTEAFAPKICMQAVHKGDELFEYIKPIAGRVGRNLKGEMLAIKPIKSNAVSVDASIRAREDVDRIKFQAGKDGFFKEIKPLCFIISDELNTRQSAPKKQDETTENISNTPSAPAAQPAALNIEGQTHSKSKIQTDTAFIGSHRGAIKAHTVVIDVLEKGSVEAKVAYINSTLGGTIIADYIYIKEVRSYNEIYPRYSLVVDNILGEHNTFELNPAKFSFMRRDRLDYVMLSDQIKIRLRHLRKQMDEIYAYLLASQGKVHKIQHDQEEKPEEKLPKNLQSIVDQYEKALERYKEHLVEYNEIVNLYYTNEVRLKGIDEGALSAKMMIRGNPPAAETMIKFKAYMGNREETLKTILSQEAPAHFFEVIKDGDFFRLRSNKDFDLSLLSWIDEMRPQQK, from the coding sequence ATGGCATTTACATCAAAAGGACATAAAGTTTTCAATGATGTTAAAAATTTGCGAAATCTTTTATTGCAAGAACGTAAAAGCTTTGGCGAAGACATTGACTTTTATTTACTAGATTTCCGCACCTTTTATAGCAAAAAGGGCGAGAACAAATACAAGCCCGTTAATGATATTAGCCTTTTTAATAAAAATTCTAATTTTACCGCCAATATTGACATTAAGCAGCTTTATAAGATTGAGATTTGCAAAAAAAGCGAAAAACCTGCGCGCACCTTTGGAATCAAACTTGTTCCCAACGAAAACACCGCTTTGCACGCAGTTTTGCTTTGTAACAATCAAATCAAACATCACGAAGAGCTAAAATCTGAAATCTATCAAGAACTTTACAAAACGATGATATTGCAAGATTATCTCATCGGAATCCGCGAATATGGCAAGCTCACCTCGCAAATTGACGCTTTTATCAATGAACTTATTAGGGGTAAAATTTCTCCCAAAACCATTCTAACTATTGGCACGGGCGTCGCAAGCGTAGAAGGGAAAGATGGGGAACTCAAAATTCACCAAAAGCTACAAACCGAGATTCTTGGTGCAGAAGCGCAAAAACCTACCGAAGCTTTCGCGCCAAAAATCTGTATGCAAGCCGTGCATAAAGGCGATGAGCTTTTTGAATACATTAAACCCATTGCGGGACGCGTGGGACGGAATCTCAAAGGAGAAATGCTCGCAATCAAGCCTATTAAATCCAATGCAGTAAGTGTAGATGCGAGTATCCGCGCACGAGAAGATGTAGATAGAATCAAATTTCAAGCAGGCAAAGACGGATTCTTTAAGGAAATTAAACCGCTTTGTTTTATCATCAGTGATGAATTAAACACTAGACAATCTGCCCCCAAAAAACAAGACGAAACAACAGAAAATATATCTAATACCCCAAGTGCCCCTGCTGCACAGCCAGCTGCACTCAACATTGAGGGGCAAACACATAGCAAATCCAAAATCCAAACCGACACCGCCTTCATCGGCTCTCATCGCGGCGCAATCAAGGCGCACACCGTCGTGATTGATGTGCTAGAAAAAGGAAGCGTGGAAGCCAAAGTCGCCTACATTAATAGCACGCTTGGAGGCACGATTATAGCGGATTATATTTATATCAAAGAGGTGCGCTCTTATAATGAAATTTATCCTCGTTATAGCCTCGTGGTAGATAATATCTTGGGCGAACACAATACCTTTGAACTTAATCCTGCTAAATTCTCCTTTATGCGCCGCGACCGCTTGGATTATGTAATGCTCTCTGACCAAATTAAAATCCGCTTAAGACACCTAAGAAAGCAAATGGACGAAATCTATGCCTACTTGCTAGCCTCTCAAGGCAAAGTGCATAAAATCCAGCACGACCAAGAAGAAAAGCCAGAGGAAAAATTACCCAAAAACCTCCAAAGTATTGTAGATCAATACGAAAAAGCGCTAGAGCGCTACAAAGAACATTTGGTAGAATATAATGAGATTGTCAATCTTTATTACACTAATGAAGTGCGCCTCAAGGGCATTGATGAAGGTGCATTGAGTGCCAAAATGATGATTCGTGGCAATCCCCCTGCGGCAGAAACGATGATAAAATTCAAAGCCTATATGGGCAATCGCGAAGAAACGCTCAAAACGATTCTTAGCCAAGAAGCACCTGCGCATTTCTTTGAAGTCATCAAAGACGGGGACTTTTTCCGACTAAGGAGCAACAAAGATTTTGATTTGTCCTTGCTAAGTTGGATTGATGAAATGCGCCCACAACAAAAATAA
- a CDS encoding bacteriohemerythrin, producing MLAWSEEFSIKNQHLDEQHKAFMQLLIETKKFVKSASPNKAQELESRMNAVIESAKEHFNDEEKYMQHIGYPFLNQHKTRHRELVSNLSMLLMDLEDIEHTAREFYECLHNWLIAHILTEDKQIESYRNRLHDVKEIPYSLEQKTKILAETEDIAHQPWHKYICLCLLKEFKVCDALHKIMQEEGTFVRCKVCKQPLVYRDSNLDDEDNFEALAKKYFKQF from the coding sequence GTGCTAGCGTGGAGTGAAGAATTTAGCATTAAAAATCAACATTTAGACGAACAACATAAAGCTTTTATGCAATTACTTATAGAAACCAAAAAATTCGTCAAAAGCGCTTCTCCCAACAAAGCTCAAGAGTTAGAATCACGAATGAATGCCGTCATTGAAAGCGCCAAAGAGCATTTCAACGACGAAGAAAAATATATGCAGCACATTGGCTATCCTTTTTTGAACCAGCACAAAACGCGTCATCGTGAGCTAGTTTCCAACCTTTCTATGCTGCTAATGGATTTAGAAGATATAGAACATACCGCTAGGGAATTTTATGAATGTTTGCATAATTGGCTCATTGCGCATATTCTAACCGAAGACAAACAAATAGAATCCTACCGCAACAGGCTCCACGATGTCAAAGAAATTCCTTATAGTTTAGAGCAAAAAACAAAAATTCTAGCCGAAACAGAAGACATAGCCCACCAGCCGTGGCACAAATACATTTGCCTCTGCCTCTTAAAAGAGTTTAAAGTCTGCGACGCCTTGCACAAAATTATGCAAGAAGAAGGCACATTTGTGCGGTGCAAAGTTTGCAAACAACCGCTTGTTTATCGTGATTCCAATTTAGATGATGAGGACAATTTTGAAGCACTTGCGAAAAAATATTTTAAACAATTCTAG
- the tgt gene encoding tRNA guanosine(34) transglycosylase Tgt — protein sequence MEFNLQRTDENARAGVLKLAHGEVPTPIFMPVGTQASVKALDFSDLLALNAPIILANTYHLYLRPNDEVIRELGGLHAFSKFPRNFLTDSGGFQAFSLNSNVKLYEDGIVFKSHIDGSSHFFSPQKVLDIQYNLNSDIMMILDDLVGLPASKERIRDSIARTTKWAKSAIDYHNYKKQSAANSGKILTNNIFAIVQGGTDKEFRESSAKNLTSLGDFDGYAIGGLAVGEPNEEMYATLDFTTPLLPKDKPRYLMGVGTPRDIIEGIARGVDMFDCVMPTRNARNGTIFTHFGKLAIKSPRFKLDTQPLDSKCSCYTCQNHSRAYLHHLFRAGEISYFRLASIHNLAFYLDLVREAREAILEGEFARFYKDSIESMSP from the coding sequence ATGGAATTTAATTTGCAAAGGACGGACGAAAATGCGCGCGCAGGCGTGCTAAAACTTGCGCATGGCGAAGTGCCCACACCGATTTTTATGCCTGTTGGAACACAAGCGAGCGTCAAGGCATTGGATTTCAGCGACCTTTTAGCTCTCAATGCCCCAATAATTTTAGCCAACACTTATCATCTTTATTTGCGCCCTAACGATGAGGTGATTAGGGAACTTGGTGGGCTGCACGCATTTAGCAAATTTCCTCGCAACTTCCTAACTGATAGTGGCGGATTCCAAGCGTTTAGCCTTAATTCTAATGTGAAATTGTATGAGGACGGAATCGTATTTAAAAGCCATATTGACGGCTCTAGCCATTTTTTCTCTCCGCAAAAGGTTTTAGACATTCAATACAATTTAAATAGTGATATTATGATGATTTTAGACGATTTAGTCGGATTGCCTGCCAGCAAAGAGCGCATTAGAGATTCCATTGCCCGCACGACTAAATGGGCTAAAAGTGCTATTGATTACCACAATTATAAAAAACAAAGTGCTGCTAATTCAGGCAAAATCCTAACGAATAACATCTTTGCAATCGTGCAAGGTGGCACAGATAAAGAATTTAGAGAATCAAGCGCAAAGAATTTAACGAGTTTGGGAGATTTTGACGGCTATGCCATTGGTGGGCTAGCAGTGGGCGAACCAAACGAAGAAATGTATGCAACGCTTGATTTTACCACACCACTTTTGCCAAAAGATAAACCCCGTTATTTAATGGGTGTTGGCACGCCTCGTGATATAATAGAAGGAATCGCGAGAGGTGTTGATATGTTTGATTGCGTAATGCCTACAAGAAATGCAAGAAACGGCACGATTTTTACGCATTTTGGCAAACTTGCCATTAAATCTCCGCGCTTTAAACTTGACACACAGCCCTTAGATTCCAAATGCTCCTGCTACACTTGCCAAAACCATTCCCGTGCTTATTTACATCATTTGTTCCGCGCAGGCGAAATCAGCTACTTTCGCCTTGCAAGCATTCATAATCTTGCATTTTATTTGGATTTGGTACGTGAGGCAAGAGAAGCGATTTTAGAGGGAGAATTTGCACGATTTTATAAGGATTCTATAGAGTCTATGTCCCCATAA
- a CDS encoding TrkA C-terminal domain-containing protein, whose amino-acid sequence MRKVLLILDGIVAKEFLSILMAKHLDKNTYIFVSLDKNLLPQNLPQDHECFSFDPSSPNKLREILTAQITDCYIITDKAEEREIIYHTLRSYSKTLQISILGEIPLQGNDKQLLMISEALVLSGKLFEKFPNVPRTAKYIGLGQGEIMQISVPFGSPYAYRSVGVIKQKKWKIVAIYRSEELILPKYSTTILPNDSLLLIGEPNTLREIYHRIKEEFGQFPTPFGRDVVMYFDLSHSKNLEECIHQTLWLFSHFKNKRLHLCFFNPTSIEEIVCLRNDTRLNGEHISWSVEFYENSLKEILNRDKTNKNIGLILLEGYLFEKYKGYLLDLGIPLLKFGMQSLEKLTHSVVVLPEKLEEAEKISSVVFDLSTQIGLKILLYDFNPNEEDHDQALDYYKHIAKVFDKKIIIEQSNAQNPILWLNRQKHILQILPLRKENVKKFWFFSLCDVENLSTHLTNLPQLFIPLSV is encoded by the coding sequence ATGCGAAAAGTGCTTTTGATTTTAGATGGAATTGTAGCAAAAGAATTCCTAAGCATATTGATGGCAAAGCATTTGGATAAAAATACTTATATTTTTGTTTCGCTTGATAAGAATCTTTTGCCCCAAAACCTCCCACAAGACCACGAATGCTTTTCGTTTGACCCAAGCTCGCCTAATAAGTTGCGCGAGATTTTAACTGCTCAAATTACAGATTGCTATATTATCACAGACAAAGCAGAAGAGCGTGAAATTATCTACCATACTTTGCGCTCTTATAGCAAAACTTTGCAAATTAGCATTTTAGGAGAGATTCCTTTGCAGGGTAATGACAAGCAGCTTTTGATGATTAGTGAAGCACTTGTGCTTAGCGGCAAGCTCTTTGAGAAGTTTCCTAATGTGCCACGTACAGCAAAATACATTGGTTTGGGACAAGGCGAGATTATGCAAATTAGCGTGCCTTTTGGAAGCCCTTATGCGTATCGTAGCGTGGGAGTGATTAAGCAAAAGAAATGGAAAATTGTTGCAATTTATCGCAGTGAAGAGTTGATTTTGCCCAAATATTCTACCACGATTCTGCCTAATGATTCTTTATTGCTCATCGGCGAACCCAATACCTTGCGAGAAATTTATCATCGGATTAAAGAGGAGTTTGGGCAGTTTCCAACACCTTTTGGGCGTGATGTGGTAATGTATTTTGATTTGTCGCATTCCAAAAACCTTGAAGAATGTATCCATCAGACATTATGGCTTTTTTCGCATTTTAAAAATAAACGTCTGCATTTATGCTTTTTCAATCCCACGAGCATAGAGGAGATTGTGTGCCTAAGAAATGATACGCGTTTAAATGGGGAACATATCTCGTGGAGTGTGGAATTTTATGAAAATTCGTTAAAAGAAATTTTGAATCGCGATAAAACAAACAAAAACATTGGTTTGATTTTGTTAGAGGGATATTTGTTTGAAAAATATAAAGGCTATTTGCTAGATTTGGGGATTCCGCTTTTGAAGTTTGGTATGCAATCTTTAGAAAAACTAACCCACAGTGTGGTTGTGTTGCCTGAAAAATTAGAAGAAGCAGAGAAAATCTCCTCTGTTGTTTTTGATTTATCAACTCAAATTGGGCTTAAGATTTTGCTTTATGACTTCAATCCCAATGAGGAAGACCACGATCAAGCTTTGGATTATTATAAACACATTGCCAAGGTGTTTGACAAAAAAATTATCATTGAGCAATCTAACGCTCAAAATCCTATTCTGTGGCTTAATCGTCAAAAACATATCTTACAGATTCTACCTTTACGCAAAGAAAATGTAAAAAAATTTTGGTTCTTTTCGTTATGTGATGTAGAAAATTTAAGCACGCATTTAACAAACCTCCCACAACTTTTTATTCCGCTTTCTGTATAG
- a CDS encoding NADP-dependent isocitrate dehydrogenase, with the protein MKITYTLTDESPALATYSFLPIVQAFLGKVGIVVETSDISLSARVLAQFPENLKESQRVKDALTILGELVNQPDANLIKTPNISASIPQLKATIKELQAKGYDVPNFPDEPQNEAQKAIKEKYQKVLGSAVNPVLRQGNSDRRCTKAVKEYAQKNPYRVVEFHKNSKTRVSYMPKGDFFDNEKAILVPEATKAKIEFIGKAGIEILKDNLKLDKNEILDATFMSAKALDEFYAKQIEMCKNENILLSLHLKATMMKVSDPVIFGHAVQVYFKELFDSFGEELTQLGVNPNNGVSELLNKAENSPKRQEILAKYNEILSKSAPLSMVNSDKGITNLHIPSDVIVDASMPAMLKNGARLWDKEGKERDTNALIPDKTYATIYEAVVEDLRANGTLNPSQLGSVSNVGLMAKKAQEYGSHDKTFIAKEDGIFRIVDEKGTTLLEHKVEKGDIYRANQAKFEAVQNWIDLGIERADLTGNKAIFWLDSKRPSNKIMIDLVEARLKEKGKDIAILPPKEACLESLKLIRAGKDAISISGNVLRDYLTDLFPILELGTSAKMLSVVPMLNGGSMFETGAGGSAPKQVEQLVEENHLRWDSLGEFLALQASLEFYAQKTGNKQAQILANNLDNAIGEWLDNNKAPSRRVGEDDNRTSHFYLALYFAQSLARDSSDSALQNFFKGIAEELSENEERIHQEYLSAQGAKVDLGGYYKLDDDKCDAIMRPSATFNAILAKIK; encoded by the coding sequence ATGAAAATCACCTATACCCTAACAGACGAATCCCCAGCCCTCGCGACTTACTCCTTTTTGCCTATTGTTCAAGCATTTTTAGGAAAAGTCGGCATTGTTGTAGAGACTTCAGATATTTCTCTCTCTGCGCGCGTTTTAGCGCAATTTCCAGAAAACCTAAAGGAATCGCAAAGAGTCAAAGATGCACTTACAATTTTGGGCGAACTTGTTAATCAACCCGACGCAAACCTCATCAAGACACCCAACATTTCCGCTTCTATTCCACAACTAAAAGCGACAATCAAAGAGCTACAAGCCAAAGGTTACGATGTGCCAAATTTTCCTGATGAACCTCAAAACGAAGCGCAAAAAGCCATCAAAGAAAAATACCAAAAGGTTTTAGGTTCTGCGGTAAATCCGGTGCTTAGACAAGGCAACTCCGACCGCCGCTGCACAAAAGCAGTCAAAGAATATGCCCAAAAAAATCCCTATCGTGTCGTAGAGTTTCACAAGAATTCTAAAACACGCGTTTCTTATATGCCAAAGGGAGATTTCTTTGACAATGAAAAAGCCATTTTAGTTCCAGAAGCCACTAAAGCTAAAATTGAATTTATCGGCAAAGCAGGCATAGAAATCCTAAAAGACAATCTGAAGTTAGACAAAAATGAGATTTTGGACGCAACTTTTATGAGTGCGAAGGCGTTAGATGAATTTTATGCCAAACAAATTGAAATGTGCAAAAATGAAAACATTTTGCTTTCTCTTCACCTCAAAGCGACAATGATGAAAGTCAGCGACCCCGTGATTTTTGGACACGCAGTGCAAGTGTATTTTAAAGAACTTTTTGATTCTTTTGGAGAGGAACTAACACAACTTGGCGTGAATCCCAACAATGGCGTTAGTGAGCTTTTAAACAAAGCAGAAAATAGCCCTAAAAGACAAGAGATTCTCGCAAAATACAATGAAATCCTAAGCAAAAGCGCACCACTTTCTATGGTAAATTCCGACAAAGGTATCACAAATTTACACATTCCAAGTGATGTGATTGTAGATGCTTCAATGCCTGCAATGCTTAAAAATGGTGCAAGACTTTGGGATAAAGAAGGAAAAGAACGCGACACCAATGCGCTAATTCCTGATAAAACTTATGCAACAATTTACGAAGCCGTTGTTGAAGATTTACGCGCTAATGGCACACTCAATCCTAGCCAACTAGGTAGTGTCTCCAATGTCGGTTTAATGGCAAAAAAAGCACAAGAATATGGTTCTCACGATAAAACCTTCATTGCCAAAGAAGATGGAATCTTTAGAATCGTAGATGAAAAAGGCACAACTCTGCTAGAACACAAAGTAGAAAAAGGTGATATTTATCGCGCAAATCAAGCAAAATTTGAAGCGGTGCAAAATTGGATTGATTTAGGGATTGAGCGCGCAGATTTAACAGGTAACAAGGCAATTTTCTGGCTAGATTCCAAACGCCCAAGCAATAAAATTATGATAGATTTAGTAGAGGCGCGCTTAAAAGAAAAAGGCAAAGACATTGCGATTCTACCTCCAAAAGAAGCGTGTTTAGAATCGCTCAAACTCATTCGTGCAGGCAAAGATGCAATCTCCATTAGCGGAAATGTTCTGCGAGATTATCTCACCGATTTATTTCCAATTTTAGAGCTTGGAACAAGTGCAAAAATGCTTTCTGTCGTGCCAATGCTAAATGGCGGTTCTATGTTCGAAACAGGTGCAGGTGGAAGCGCACCAAAACAAGTAGAACAACTTGTAGAGGAAAACCACTTGCGCTGGGATAGTTTGGGTGAATTTTTAGCATTACAGGCAAGCCTAGAATTTTACGCTCAAAAAACGGGCAACAAGCAAGCACAGATTCTAGCAAACAACCTTGATAATGCGATTGGCGAATGGCTAGACAACAACAAAGCCCCTTCACGTAGAGTAGGAGAAGACGACAATCGCACAAGCCATTTCTATCTTGCACTTTATTTTGCTCAATCTCTTGCGCGAGATAGTAGCGATTCTGCTTTGCAGAACTTTTTTAAAGGAATCGCAGAGGAATTAAGCGAGAATGAAGAGAGAATTCATCAAGAATATTTAAGCGCACAAGGTGCAAAAGTAGATTTAGGTGGATATTACAAGCTAGACGACGATAAATGCGATGCAATTATGCGTCCAAGTGCGACTTTCAATGCGATTTTAGCCAAAATTAAATAG